Proteins from a single region of Candidatus Methylomirabilis sp.:
- the pilO gene encoding type 4a pilus biogenesis protein PilO, with amino-acid sequence MRLPSIALAAYTANIPLKQRVTLGVIFVILVGLVYWQLFLRSEWAARNEAQAELTRLRAEAERSRQIASQKPHLKQEIKLLEARLQRAVQQLPAEKEIPSLLKRVAGLGHETDLDVSLFKPGTPVAKEFYTEIPVQLKVVGTYHDLGLLFERLSRLERIVNVADLTIRPAIKAQKAGPSIQAEFGVVTYTYSGTSGAKSVVAASTAK; translated from the coding sequence ACTCTCGGCGTCATCTTTGTGATCCTTGTGGGCCTCGTCTACTGGCAACTCTTTCTTCGATCGGAGTGGGCTGCCAGGAACGAGGCTCAGGCTGAACTCACCCGGCTGAGAGCCGAGGCAGAGCGGAGCAGGCAGATCGCAAGCCAGAAACCTCACCTGAAACAGGAGATCAAACTGCTGGAAGCACGCCTCCAGCGTGCGGTGCAGCAGCTTCCGGCCGAAAAGGAAATTCCATCGTTACTGAAACGAGTCGCCGGCCTCGGCCACGAGACGGATCTGGACGTCTCCTTGTTCAAGCCAGGCACCCCGGTGGCAAAGGAGTTCTATACTGAGATTCCGGTGCAACTCAAGGTTGTGGGGACATACCATGATCTTGGTCTGCTCTTTGAGCGCCTGAGCCGGTTGGAGCGGATTGTGAATGTCGCCGATCTGACAATTCGACCGGCAATAAAAGCACAGAAGGCCGGGCCCAGCATCCAGGCCGAGTTTGGCGTGGTGACCTACACCTACTCGGGCACTTCGGGAGCGAAGAGTGTCGTGGCTGCGAGCACGGCAAAATAG
- a CDS encoding shikimate kinase — protein MKIVLTGFMGTGKSVVGRRLAERLALPFIDLDNAIEAAAEMTISEIFASEGESGFRRRERELIASVANHTNCVIATGGGAILDPENARNLRAGSVLVCLVAEPTVILERLGADAGRPLLRSPDRLARIRELLLQRGPAYSQADLSIETSGTDVEEIVDRIVQHVGLEAAGSVDTGR, from the coding sequence ATGAAGATTGTACTGACCGGATTCATGGGGACAGGAAAGAGTGTAGTGGGGCGCCGTCTGGCCGAACGGCTTGCCCTGCCCTTCATCGATCTGGACAACGCCATTGAAGCGGCGGCGGAGATGACGATTTCAGAGATCTTTGCCTCGGAGGGGGAGTCCGGCTTCAGACGGAGGGAACGAGAGTTGATTGCGAGCGTGGCGAATCACACGAACTGCGTGATTGCCACCGGCGGTGGCGCAATACTTGACCCTGAGAATGCCCGGAACCTCAGAGCGGGCTCAGTCCTCGTCTGTCTTGTCGCCGAGCCGACCGTTATCTTGGAGCGGCTGGGGGCCGATGCCGGCCGTCCTCTTTTACGGAGTCCGGATCGGCTTGCCAGAATCCGTGAGCTTCTGTTGCAGCGTGGCCCCGCCTATTCCCAGGCGGATCTCTCCATTGAAACGAGCGGGACTGATGTGGAGGAGATCGTCGATCGGATCGTTCAGCATGTTGGCCTGGAGGCGGCCGGAAGCGTCGATACAGGGCGATGA
- a CDS encoding secretin N-terminal domain-containing protein yields the protein MNTLRRAISPRESSSWVIALLLLTVCLPGYSAAADGLIEPLGLHIRGEGPEKIALPAVATPSQSLVEREEALKVQGVASEKPPSQPTAQQLGGESKPIPVEEVSKVAEPLTSHSVEQQITAPPSISPKIPTDNKRLSLDFKGADLDDLLRLISEVSSLNIVAAHGLKDRKDRDVTVRLINVEWRQALDVILRAKGLSYEQDGNVLYVGSRAEIQKGKEERAKDIEMAALKQLRIEDEKRKVEEAKKKAEEERRRAEEERRRIEEEERRLAEEPPCTKVIHLAHTKAHDVKKHLNRLKTRLGNIELDEQTNTVIVNDVQSACLKIAAVASELDVPPKDPFVTKLLPFNYAKATDLKTHLTALKTSQGSIVIDERSSRIIVKDLPETVERIETFLKQIDIPTPQVLIEARIVEASRSFSQSLGIQWGGAGIPTTAGSKTGVTTFGGGGSAGPIQFPGLTPTSSTPFPTTTGGGIPFVGPVPLALNLPAITSGASPFVIGATIGSLANRFLVGVQLSAAELEGKIKTLSSPRVATQDNEEAEIKQGTQVPFTTIDSSGRTVVQFQDAFIKLKVKPHITPDGRVSMKVEAERSFPGEKITGAFGFVFPINTRKTTTNILVQNGSTVVIGGLLQSTESIIVDRVPFFGRIPGLSWLFKRQSVGPDERVELLIFLTPSVLQESRL from the coding sequence ATGAATACGCTCCGGAGAGCGATCTCGCCACGAGAGAGCTCAAGCTGGGTAATCGCTCTGCTGCTACTCACGGTGTGCCTGCCTGGGTATTCGGCAGCAGCAGACGGCTTGATCGAGCCTCTCGGGCTTCACATTCGCGGCGAGGGACCTGAGAAGATAGCTTTGCCTGCCGTCGCTACCCCCTCTCAGAGCTTGGTCGAAAGGGAGGAGGCTCTGAAGGTTCAGGGGGTAGCTTCGGAGAAGCCGCCATCCCAGCCAACCGCTCAACAGCTTGGCGGAGAATCGAAACCGATACCGGTGGAGGAAGTGTCAAAGGTGGCCGAACCTCTTACATCCCATTCTGTTGAGCAACAAATTACTGCACCACCCTCAATCTCACCGAAAATCCCGACTGATAACAAGCGGTTATCGTTGGATTTTAAGGGCGCCGACCTTGATGATCTATTGCGTTTAATCTCTGAGGTCAGTAGCCTGAACATCGTCGCAGCTCATGGCCTGAAGGATCGAAAAGATAGAGATGTCACTGTGCGTCTGATAAATGTTGAGTGGCGTCAGGCGCTTGATGTCATCCTCCGTGCGAAGGGTCTTAGCTATGAACAGGATGGCAATGTACTCTATGTGGGTTCAAGAGCTGAGATCCAAAAGGGCAAGGAAGAGCGGGCGAAGGATATCGAGATGGCAGCGCTCAAACAGTTGCGAATCGAGGATGAGAAGCGAAAGGTCGAGGAGGCGAAGAAAAAAGCTGAAGAAGAGCGAAGGAGGGCTGAAGAGGAGAGACGCAGGATTGAAGAAGAAGAACGGCGTCTTGCGGAGGAGCCCCCGTGTACCAAGGTGATTCATTTGGCCCATACAAAAGCCCATGACGTGAAAAAGCATCTCAATCGGCTGAAGACACGACTGGGGAACATTGAACTTGACGAGCAGACAAATACTGTCATTGTGAATGATGTTCAATCTGCCTGCCTCAAGATAGCCGCAGTAGCGAGTGAGCTCGATGTACCGCCAAAAGATCCGTTCGTCACCAAGCTGCTGCCGTTTAACTATGCGAAGGCGACCGATCTGAAAACCCATCTCACCGCGCTGAAGACATCCCAGGGAAGCATTGTCATCGATGAACGGTCGAGCCGAATTATCGTGAAGGACCTCCCGGAGACCGTCGAGAGGATAGAGACCTTTTTGAAGCAGATTGATATTCCAACCCCTCAGGTCCTGATCGAGGCGAGGATCGTCGAGGCTTCTCGCTCCTTCTCCCAGAGCCTTGGTATTCAATGGGGAGGAGCGGGGATTCCGACGACTGCTGGGAGCAAAACCGGGGTAACGACCTTCGGTGGTGGAGGTAGTGCTGGGCCGATTCAATTTCCCGGACTTACGCCGACTTCCAGTACGCCATTTCCTACAACAACCGGAGGTGGCATCCCCTTCGTCGGGCCGGTACCGCTCGCCTTGAATCTTCCAGCAATTACTTCCGGGGCCAGCCCATTCGTCATTGGAGCGACCATCGGCAGTCTTGCGAATCGGTTTCTTGTAGGGGTACAGCTTTCCGCGGCGGAGTTAGAGGGGAAGATCAAGACCCTGTCGTCGCCAAGAGTGGCGACCCAGGACAACGAAGAGGCTGAGATCAAACAAGGAACGCAGGTCCCCTTTACGACGATCGACAGCTCAGGGAGAACGGTTGTCCAGTTTCAGGATGCATTCATCAAGCTCAAAGTGAAGCCACATATCACACCAGACGGTCGCGTTTCGATGAAGGTTGAGGCAGAGCGTTCCTTTCCTGGGGAGAAAATTACAGGCGCCTTCGGATTTGTCTTCCCCATCAATACTCGCAAGACCACGACCAACATTCTGGTTCAGAACGGCTCAACCGTAGTCATCGGTGGCCTTCTTCAATCAACGGAGTCAATCATCGTAGATCGGGTACCATTTTTTGGTCGAATCCCGGGGTTAAGCTGGCTCTTTAAGCGGCAGTCGGTCGGACCCGATGAACGTGTGGAACTTCTGATTTTCCTCACACCATCTGTACTTCAGGAGTCTCGGCTTTGA
- the aroC gene encoding chorismate synthase, which produces MLRYLTAGESHGPMLTTILEGIPANLPLAAEEITRELVRRQQGYGRGGRMRIEKDEANIVGGVRHGLTMGGPIAILIANRDWENWKLTMDPTPTGRETDPKGPVTRPRPGHADLAGALKYGQHDIRNVLERASARETTARVAVGAVCRRLLRQFGIEVFSHVVEIGSVGAKTDGLSFSEIRERAELSPVRCADQQAGEAMMRQIDEAKSRGTSLGGVFEVVALNPPVGLGSYVHWDRKLDGRLAQAIMSIQAIKGVEIGLGFEGARRFGFEAHDEIFYEDSRFMRRTNRAGGLEGGMSNGEPILVRGAMKPIATQYAPMASVDLRTKEPFQASIERSDICAVPAAGVIGEAVVAFELAQAFTEKFGGDSLEEMARNYQGYLTSIHER; this is translated from the coding sequence ATGTTGCGCTATCTGACCGCGGGCGAGTCTCACGGCCCGATGCTGACGACGATCCTGGAGGGTATCCCGGCGAATCTTCCGCTTGCCGCCGAGGAGATCACGCGTGAGCTCGTAAGAAGGCAGCAGGGGTACGGACGCGGGGGCAGGATGCGCATCGAAAAGGACGAGGCCAACATTGTGGGCGGCGTCCGTCACGGTCTGACCATGGGTGGACCGATTGCAATCCTGATCGCGAACCGCGATTGGGAAAACTGGAAGCTCACGATGGATCCAACGCCGACGGGGAGGGAGACTGATCCAAAAGGGCCTGTCACTCGTCCAAGACCGGGACACGCGGATTTAGCCGGAGCACTCAAGTACGGGCAGCACGATATCCGCAATGTGCTGGAGCGGGCCAGCGCCAGGGAGACGACTGCCCGTGTGGCTGTCGGGGCCGTCTGCAGGCGTTTGCTGCGACAGTTCGGCATTGAGGTGTTCAGTCATGTCGTTGAGATCGGTTCTGTTGGCGCCAAGACCGATGGCCTCTCGTTTTCGGAGATCCGAGAGCGTGCCGAACTCTCCCCCGTACGGTGCGCCGATCAGCAGGCTGGCGAGGCGATGATGCGACAGATCGACGAGGCGAAGAGCCGCGGTACGAGCCTCGGAGGCGTGTTCGAGGTGGTGGCGCTCAATCCGCCGGTTGGACTTGGCAGTTATGTCCATTGGGACCGTAAGCTCGACGGGCGGCTTGCCCAGGCGATTATGAGCATCCAGGCAATCAAAGGCGTGGAGATTGGTCTTGGGTTCGAGGGTGCCCGACGATTCGGGTTCGAGGCCCATGATGAGATCTTCTACGAGGATAGTCGCTTTATGCGGAGAACCAACCGTGCCGGTGGGCTGGAGGGGGGGATGTCGAACGGCGAGCCGATTCTCGTGCGGGGCGCGATGAAGCCGATCGCCACACAGTACGCCCCGATGGCCTCGGTGGACCTCCGCACGAAAGAGCCGTTTCAGGCGAGCATCGAGCGATCGGATATCTGTGCTGTTCCCGCCGCCGGCGTGATTGGGGAGGCGGTCGTTGCCTTCGAGCTCGCTCAGGCGTTCACGGAAAAGTTCGGCGGCGACAGCCTGGAGGAGATGGCACGCAATTACCAGGGCTATCTTACGTCGATTCACGAACGCTGA
- the aroB gene encoding 3-dehydroquinate synthase encodes MTLGSRSYQIAVGNGLLKQLGALCDELLLSRRVMIVTNPAVGRLYGAKAAVSLRRAGFQVGTTEIPAGERAKSLRRAAGLYQAFLQNRMDRRSAVVALGGGVIGDLAGYAAATFLRGLPLIQVPTTLLAQVDSSVGGKVAVNLPAGKNLVGAFYQPSLVVADVLTLRSLPPRQMRAGLAEVVKYGMIADRELFAYVEMHLDSILRAEEEPLTHLVTRSCAIKAHVVEQDEREEGMRAILNFGHTVGHALETAAGYQRLLHGEAIAIGMMVATMLSVNRGLCEREELDRLRTLLVRIGLPTRASVNQSSFLQTIRYDKKVRNQMIYFVLTKGIGHAMLAAISDPGELRAAISAAWSL; translated from the coding sequence GTGACGCTCGGCAGTAGAAGCTACCAGATTGCCGTCGGCAATGGGCTCCTGAAGCAACTGGGCGCCCTGTGCGATGAACTGCTCCTGAGCAGGCGAGTGATGATCGTCACAAACCCTGCCGTCGGTCGCCTTTACGGAGCCAAGGCTGCGGTCTCGCTCCGACGGGCCGGATTCCAGGTGGGGACTACAGAAATTCCGGCGGGGGAGCGGGCGAAGTCATTGCGCCGCGCGGCCGGCCTGTATCAGGCCTTTTTACAGAACCGGATGGATCGCCGCTCTGCCGTGGTCGCCTTGGGCGGTGGGGTGATCGGCGATCTGGCAGGATATGCGGCCGCGACCTTCCTGCGAGGCCTTCCGTTGATTCAGGTTCCGACCACTCTCCTGGCCCAGGTGGACAGTAGCGTCGGCGGAAAGGTTGCCGTCAATCTTCCCGCGGGGAAGAATCTGGTCGGCGCCTTTTATCAGCCGTCGTTGGTCGTGGCTGATGTCCTGACGCTCCGGTCGCTGCCGCCGCGACAGATGCGAGCGGGACTGGCCGAGGTGGTCAAATACGGCATGATCGCCGATCGAGAGCTCTTCGCGTATGTTGAAATGCATCTCGATTCAATCCTCCGCGCAGAGGAAGAGCCCCTGACCCATCTCGTGACTCGCTCATGCGCGATCAAGGCGCACGTCGTCGAACAGGATGAACGAGAGGAGGGGATGCGCGCAATTCTCAACTTCGGGCACACTGTGGGTCACGCCCTTGAGACTGCCGCCGGATACCAACGGCTTCTTCACGGTGAGGCGATAGCAATCGGCATGATGGTGGCAACAATGCTTTCGGTGAACCGAGGCCTTTGCGAACGCGAAGAGCTGGATCGGCTGCGTACGCTCCTGGTGAGAATTGGGCTACCGACAAGGGCATCAGTGAATCAGTCAAGTTTTTTACAAACGATACGTTATGACAAGAAGGTGAGGAATCAGATGATCTATTTCGTCTTAACAAAAGGGATCGGCCATGCCATGTTGGCGGCCATTTCGGATCCCGGTGAGCTGAGGGCGGCAATCAGTGCGGCGTGGAGCCTGTGA
- the aroQ gene encoding type II 3-dehydroquinate dehydratase: MGDTKRDLGRRILVLNGPNLNLLGRREPDQYGHSTLKEIEDDLRAYAASRSAEIRFVQSNHEGELIDVIHKAIGWADAIIVNAAGLTHSSVGLRDAIIAAAIPTVEVHLSNIYRREEFRHRSLIADVVIGQIAGFGAFSYLLGLEAALHLLDKKGS, from the coding sequence ATGGGTGATACGAAACGCGATTTGGGAAGACGGATCCTGGTGTTGAACGGCCCGAATTTGAACCTGTTGGGCCGGCGTGAACCGGACCAGTATGGCCATTCGACGTTGAAAGAGATCGAGGATGATCTCAGGGCCTATGCCGCCTCACGATCGGCCGAGATCCGCTTCGTTCAATCAAATCATGAAGGCGAGCTCATCGACGTCATCCATAAGGCCATCGGATGGGCTGATGCCATAATTGTCAACGCAGCCGGATTAACCCATTCCAGCGTGGGACTGCGTGATGCGATCATTGCCGCGGCCATTCCGACGGTGGAGGTGCATCTGTCGAACATCTATCGCCGCGAAGAGTTTCGCCATCGCTCCTTGATTGCCGACGTTGTCATTGGACAGATCGCAGGCTTCGGTGCCTTTAGCTATCTGCTCGGGCTCGAGGCCGCCCTTCACTTGCTTGACAAAAAGGGATCATGA